In Pyrus communis chromosome 8, drPyrComm1.1, whole genome shotgun sequence, one genomic interval encodes:
- the LOC137742582 gene encoding probable galactinol--sucrose galactosyltransferase 1, with the protein MTVGAGISVEDGNLVVLGNKVLSEVHDNVVVTPACGGALANGAFIGVQSDHTGSRRVFPIGKLEGLRFMCVFRFKLWWMTQRMGNSGQDVPFETQFLIVETKDESHFGEGSNDGADQSAAYTVFLPILEGDFRAVLQGNERNEIEICLESGDPAVDGFEGSHLVFVGAGSDPFDVITDSVKTVEKHLQTFSHRERKKMPDMLNWFGWCTWDAFYTNVTSEGLKQGLQSLESGGAPPKFVILDDGWQSVDMDSSGVPYIADNTANFANRLTHIKENHKFQKDGKEGQRVEDPALGLRHIVTEIKEKYALKYAYVWHAITGYWGGVRPGVAEMEHYDSKLAYPISSPGVESNEDCFALKNITTNGLGLVNPDKIFNFYDELHSYLASAGIDGVKVDVQNILETLGAGHGGRVKLTRKYHQALEASIARNFPNNEIISCMSHNTDALYSVKRTAVIRASDDFWPRDPASHTIHIASVAYNTVFLGEFMQPDWDMFQSLHPMAEYHGAARAVGGCAIYVSDKPGQHDFDLLRKLVLPDGSILRAKLPGRPTRDCLFSDPARDGKSLLKIWNLNDVTGVVGVFNCQGAGWCKVGKTNLIHDLEPGTITGVIRAKDVDYLPKVADEQWSGDVVVFSHLGGGVSYLPKDASMTITLKTREYEVFTVVPVKELSSGVKFAPIGLIKMLNSGGAIKEYDEPNTSTTVVVKARGCGTFGAYSSARPKRITVDSEETEFGYEDTSGLLTTDLRVPEKELHLWDIIIEF; encoded by the exons ATGACGGTTGGGGCAGGGATTTCTGTGGAGGATGGGAACTTGGTGGTGTTGGGGAACAAAGTGTTGTCTGAGGTTCATGACAACGTTGTGGTTACTCCGGCATGTGGGGGTGCATTGGCCAATGGTGCTTTCATTGGTGTCCAATCTGATCACACTGGTAGCCGCAGGGTCTTTCCGATTGGCAAACTTGA GGGATTGCGTTTTATGTGCGTTTTCCGGTTTAAATTATGGTGGATGACACAGAGGATGGGCAATAGTGGCCAAGATGTTCCCTTTGAGACTCAGTTTTTGATCGTGGAAACGAAGGATGAGTCTCATTTTGGTGAAGGAAGCAATGATGGAGCGGATCAATCTGCAGCTTATACAGTTTTCTTACCGATTCTCGAAGGGGACTTCAGGGCTGTTCTTCAAGGAAATGAACGTAATGAGATTGAAATCTGCCTAGAAAGTG GAGATCCTGCTGTTGATGGGTTTGAGGGTAGTCATTTGGTTTTCGTTGGAGCCGGATCAGACCCCTTCGATGTCATCACAGATTCTGTGAA GACTGTGGAGAAACATTTGCAGACATTTTCTCATCGTGAGAGAAAGAAG ATGCCAGACATGTTGAACTGGTTTGGCTGGTGTACATGGGATGCTTTCTACACCAACGTGACTTCAGAAGGCCTGAAGCAAGGATTGCAGAG CCTAGAAAGTGGTGGAGCCCCTCCAAAGTTTGTTATTCTTGATGACGGATGGCAGTCAGTCGACATGGATTCTTCTGGTGTTCCATACATAGCTGATAACACAGCAAA CTTTGCAAACAGGTTAACACATATCAAAGAGAACCACAAATTTCAGAAAGATGGTAAAGAGGGTCAGAGAGTAGAGGATCCTGCTTTGGGGCTTCGCCACATTGTTAccgaaattaaagaaaaatacgcTTTGAA ATATGCTTATGTGTGGCATGCCATAACTGGATATTGGGGAGGTGTTAGACCTGGTGTTGCTGAAATGGAACACTACGATTCAAAGTTGGCCTACCCAATTTCATCTCCAGGGGTTGAGTCTAATGAGGATTGCTTTGCCTTGAAAAATATTACCACAAATGGGCTCGGCCTTGTGAATCCCgataaaattttcaacttttatgATGAACTGCACTCTTATCTCGCATCAGCTGGTATAGATGGAGTCAAAGTTGATGTTCAGAACATTCTTGAGACCCTAGGGGCAGGCCATGGTGGAAGGGTAAAACTTACGAGAAAATACCATCAAGCATTGGAAGCGTCTATCGCTAGAAACTTTCCTAACAACGAAATTATTTCTTGTATGAGTCACAATACAGACGCTTTATACAG CGTGAAGCGTACAGCTGTTATAAGGGCATCAGATGATTTCTGGCCTAGAGATCCAGCGTCGCATACAATTCATATCGCATCAGTTGCTTACAACACTGTTTTCCTTGGGGAGTTTATGCAGCCGGATTGGGATATGTTTCAA AGCCTGCATCCAATGGCTGAATATCATGGAGCAGCTCGCGCAGTCGGAGGATGTGCAATTTATGTTAG TGACAAGCCTGGGCAGCATGACTTCGATCTTCTGAGGAAGCTTGTACTTCCTGATGGATCTATCTTGAGGGCCAAACTTCCAGGAAGACCAACAAGAGATTGCTTATTTTCTGATCCTGCCCGAGATGGGAAAAG TCTTCTGAAGATATGGAATCTGAACGATGTTACTGGAGTTGTGGGGGTCTTCAATTGCCAGGGAGCTGGGTGGTGTAAGGTTGGAAAGACGAACCTCATCCACGACCTGGAACCAGGCACAATTACCGGGGTTATTCGGGCTAAAGATGTTGATTATCTGCCCAAGGTTGCAGATGAGCAATGGTCTGGGGATGTTGTCGTATTTTCTCATCTTGGTG gAGGGGTGTCTTATCTTCCCAAGGATGCATCCATGACAATAACATTAAAAACCCGGGAATATGAAGTCTTCACAGTGGTTCCTGTCAAGGAACTGTCCAGCGGCGTAAAATTTGCTCCTATAGGCCTAATCAAGATGTTGAACTCTGGGGGAGCCATAAAAGAATATGATGAACCTAACACAAGCACAACAGTTGTGGTGAAAGCTCGTGGATGTGGCACATTTGGAGCCTACTCATCAGCTCGACCCAAGAGGATAACAGTTGATTCGGAGGAAACTGAGTTTGGATATGAAGACACGTCTGGTTTACTCACCACTGATTTGAGGGTGCCAGAGAAAGAACTGCACCTTTGGGACATCATCATCGAGTTTTAA